aattgcattaagtatggtgcgtaatgtaatcaacgaatatatccttagacatagcattgatgttttatccctagaggcaacagcacatccacaaccttagaggtttctgtcactcccccagatttaatggagacatgaatccactatcgagcataaatactccctcttggagttacaagtatcaacttggctagagcctctactagcaacggagagcatacaagatcataaacaacacatagatgatattgataatcaacataacatagcattcacttattcatcagatcccaataaacacaacatgtagcattacagatagatgatcttgatcatgttaggaagctcacaagatccaacaatgatagcacaattagcagaagacgaccatctagctactgctatggacccatagtccaggggtgaactactcactcatcactccggaggcgaccatggcggtgaagagtcctccgggagatgattcccctctccggcagggtgccggaggcgatctcctgaatcccccgagatgggattggcggcggcaacgtctctggaaggtttttcgtatcgtggctctcggtacttgagttattatcgacgaaggcttaagtaggcggaagggtagagggggagacgcgaggggcccacacaacagggccgcgcggccaggaggtgggccgcgccgccctggcgtgtcgccgcctcgtcgccccacttcgtttcctctccggacttctggaagcttcgtggaaaaataagatcttgggcgttgatttcgtccaattacgagaatatttccttactaggatttctgaaaccaaaaacagcagaaaacaacaactggctcttcggcatcttgttaataggttagtgccggaaaatgcataaatatgacataaagtatgcataaaacatataggtatcatcaataaagtggcatggaacataagaaattatcgatacgttggagacgtatcagcagtgcaaccaaaaactttcaaatctgaataatcagcaggcgaaccagaccatacctcaattggagttttcttatcaagtggaacagaaggtgacctgttgatgagataacatgcggtggaggctgcttcagcccaaaaacttctatgcatctttgcattagacaacatgcagcgagccctTGAAATAATGGTCATGTTCATGCGTTCAGCCACGCCATTCTGTTGAGGGGTGTACggaatggtatgatgtcttaccATCCCATCATTGCTGCAAAACTCATCAAATTCATTTGAACAAAATTCCATACCATTGTCAAGATTTAGTATCTTAACCTTCTTTTCAGTTTGggtttctaccataactttccacttcttaaaagcattaaaaacatcagatttatgtttcaggaaatatggccacactttccttgagtaatcatcaataatagtaagcatgtaattagcacaaccattagaagttctacgggacggaccccaaacatcagcgtgtacataatctaaaatgcctttggtggtatgaacggaagcattaaattttactcttttatgcttaccaaagatgcagtgctcacagaactcaagattacctaaatcgcagccatcaattagctctctctttgccaattctgccatgccaagctcactcatatgtccaagacgcttatgccaaaggttagtcttactagtttcatcagaactaacagcagcagcaataccaggcaaagtgctacctctaaggacatataatttcgcagaattcatatcaccaatcataataatgagggaacctgatgataccttcaaaagtttgttcccacctttgtacttgtacccgtcacaatcaagggtactcaaagagatcaaattcctcgccatggagggtatgtgtttcactcctgtcaacgtgcgtgtcatcccatcatgggtcttgatctgaacagaaccaatgccaacaatgttgcactggttgtcattccccacacgcacaaaatctccactctgcacagactcataagaactgaaccaatctttgtgacagcaaatatgaaacgaacatgcagtatcaagaatccatttatcatcacgtgaaacacatgcagccaagacagctaagcaatctccatcagaactatcactacgcttcggcccaagcctccggcgacgggcctcgctccgctcgtcagaagttagcctccctttagaatatgaatttggatcacaatataacaattaCTAGTACTAAGGTCTTGGCTTCCATTGGATTCTTCGACTTCACCATGGAACAAAAAATACACGTCCCATGATGTCAACAAATAGTAGAGTTTCGCGATGCTCTGTCCTGAAACCAAATGGTCGGAAAAATATGGGTGCACACGACCGAATCCTATCCGATCCGTCAATCTCCAAGCATAAGGCCCACTAGGGAGTTCAccggcggagccttccagaactcgACACTCTGGCCAGATCAATGAGGATATGCATCAGGCAGAATCCCATCTTGGTGTGAGCAGAACCCTAAGATGGCCTCCTTATTCGAGCAAACCAGCCGCCCCCATACCGTCGGTCGGAGTAGCCAAGGGAAAGGCAGTCGCCCCAACCTCCATGGCTAGACAACCAGATCGGATCCTAAGGCACAAAATCGACCGCCGCTGCCGGAGATGCACGCCAGAGCTCTGCACCAACCTCCACCCTCCCACCGCTCCGACCTCAAGGCCCCTTCCCACACAACCGCACCTCCTTGTGCCGCCATCaacaccccaccaccaccacccgcgGGGATGCCACCACAGCACACTCTCCTCCCATCTAACCTTTGCTTAGAGGGGGCTGCCGGCGGCGGTACCAGCCAGGTGCTCATGATCGATGAGTTAGTTGGCGGATTTATTTTGGATGGAAAATGAAAATACGTGTACAGTCATCCACGTACGCATCAAACCAAACTTGCTATCTCTATCTGGATGCAGTAGTTAATCAAGGGCGACATATATAATCGATGGTGCCAGCTAGATATATAGATGAGTGACAATTTTGTTACCCAACCTACAGTTCTGTCAGCAAACAGAAGCTGAAAAGCACCGGGACATGAAATTGCCAGACCAAGTACGAAGTACGTACTTGATCGATGAATGTAATCGGTCACTAGCGCTAGAGGACCTCTTCAACGATACTATGTTTGTTTGTTGCCTCACTTGCTTCTGTACTGACGCCAACTGCCGCAACTAGCTAGCCCCCTTGACTGAGCAAGCAAGCTAAAGTCTCTCACAGCATTTTATTCCAATATATGCATCAACAAAAGCTGGGCTACTTCTACTTCTCTAGCTACGACGGAGCTCACACCTGATGCCAAATGGGCACTTATTCGTTAACTAGCATTCCGACCTCCAAATGGCCGACTCTGAATTGGAGATAAACTAAAGAACTTGTGTAGCACAAGCTGTAAGTGCAGGTATGCATCGATCCTTATATAGACAAGAGACAGAGCAACCCCAATCGCAAAGACTTAACTATATCCCAGCCATTTGGCCCATCTGCATACATGCTAGTTCTGCAATACTGAACCCAGATCGCCAACGAGAATGGCTGCTCTCTTGTCTCCGGAGCGCCACCGAGCTGCTGCCATCCTGCCATTCCTACGCACACTGTACGAAGAGTTCCCTCTTGATCGACCAAATTCCTGTTGCTCCTTAATAACTCATTTGGGGTTTGATGCATGATCATGATGCGCCTATTGTTTGCAGAGGAGATGACGGTGCATCTGCAAGGAAGAGGCCGACggcgagctcctcctcctcctcaaagAGCGGCAAGAAGAAGAAGCTGGCGATCACCTTGGCGCTCTTCGTCTCCTCCACCTTGCTCATGCTGGCCATCCTCAAGACCAGGACCCTTCTTTACGGCCGGATACTGAAGCTTCACCATCGTCCAGCTCCTAGGATTACTGTTCCAAATGCCCCATACGCCACACACCGGCACGTCCACTGGAGCAGCGTCGCCGCTTCCATGTCAGACACGACGAGAACGGCAGCGGCGTCGGTGGCTCTGCTCAACTTCAGCCCGTCGGAGGTGAAGCGGTGGAGGAAGCTGAAGCTGACCGGCGGTTCGTCGGCAGTTCGAGCGGTGCGTTTGCAGCCTGTGGACACCAGCGTCGTCACCTGGGCCACACTGTACCCTGAGTGGATCGACGAgaacagcaacagcagcagcacgtGCCCCACCCTTCCCGACCCCGAACATCTAGGAGGCCAGCGCTTCGACCTCGTCGCCGTCAACCTCCCCTGCGAAAACACTAGCAGCAGCACCAGGGACGTGGCCAGGCTGCATCTCCAGCTCGCCGCCGCCAAGCTCACCGTAGAGGTGCATTCGTCGCACGTCCTCGTCGTCTCCGACTGCACCCCACTACCCAATCTGTTCCCCTGCAAGCACCTCCTCCGCCGCCGTGGCCACGCCTCGCTCTACGCCACCCGCCCCGCGTACCTCCGCCGCCGCGTACGCCTCCCCGTCGGCTCGTGTGACCTCGCCGTACGTCTTCCCACTCCTGACCAACACCACGATCAGCCAAAGCGGCGGCGGGAGGCTTACGCGACGGTGTTGCACTCGTCGGACGCGTACGTGTGCGGCGCCATCGCGCTGGCGCAGAGCATCCGGCAGCAGTCCGGCACGAGCAGGGACCTGGTGGCGCTCGTGGACTACAGCAGCGTGGGTCCCGAGCAGAGGGCCGGCCTAGCGGCGGCGGGCTGGCAGGTGCGGGCCATGGAGCGCATCCGCAACCCCCGAGCCGTGCCCGGCTCGTACAACGAGTGGAACTACAGCAAGCTCCGGCTGTGGCAGCAGCTCACCGACTACCGCAGGGTGGTCTTCGTGGACGCCGACCAGCTCGTGCTCCGCAGcatcgacttcctcttcgacgcgCCGGAGGTGAGCGCCACGGCCAACTGCCGGACGCTCTTCAACTCGGGCGTCATGGTGCTCGAGCCCTGCAACTGCACCTTCGACATGCTCATGGCGCGCGTCGACGACGTCCGCTCTTACAACGGCGGCGACCAGGGGTTCCTCAACGAGGTCTTCACCTGGTGGCACCGCCTGCCGCGCGCCGTCAACGTCCTCAAGTACTACCACCACCAACGGGACGGCCATGACGCCGCCTCGCCGCCATCGGCAacgtcggaggaggaggagaagccgTACGTGATGCACTACCTGGGTATCAAACCGTGGCTGTGCTTCCGCGACTACGACTGCAACTGGAACGTGCCGTGGCTGCAGCGGTTCGCCAGCGACGAGGCGCACGCGCGGTGGTGGGCGGTGCACGACCGGATCGAGCCCAAGGAGCTGGCCACCAGGTTCTGTGCGCTGGAGGCGAGGCAGAGGGAAGCGCTGGAGTCTGACCGGAGGCAGGCGGAGATGGCCAACGCCAGTG
This region of Lolium perenne isolate Kyuss_39 chromosome 2, Kyuss_2.0, whole genome shotgun sequence genomic DNA includes:
- the LOC127329010 gene encoding UDP-glucuronate:xylan alpha-glucuronosyltransferase 1-like, which gives rise to MAALLSPERHRAAAILPFLRTLGDDGASARKRPTASSSSSSKSGKKKKLAITLALFVSSTLLMLAILKTRTLLYGRILKLHHRPAPRITVPNAPYATHRHVHWSSVAASMSDTTRTAAASVALLNFSPSEVKRWRKLKLTGGSSAVRAVRLQPVDTSVVTWATLYPEWIDENSNSSSTCPTLPDPEHLGGQRFDLVAVNLPCENTSSSTRDVARLHLQLAAAKLTVEVHSSHVLVVSDCTPLPNLFPCKHLLRRRGHASLYATRPAYLRRRVRLPVGSCDLAVRLPTPDQHHDQPKRRREAYATVLHSSDAYVCGAIALAQSIRQQSGTSRDLVALVDYSSVGPEQRAGLAAAGWQVRAMERIRNPRAVPGSYNEWNYSKLRLWQQLTDYRRVVFVDADQLVLRSIDFLFDAPEVSATANCRTLFNSGVMVLEPCNCTFDMLMARVDDVRSYNGGDQGFLNEVFTWWHRLPRAVNVLKYYHHQRDGHDAASPPSATSEEEEKPYVMHYLGIKPWLCFRDYDCNWNVPWLQRFASDEAHARWWAVHDRIEPKELATRFCALEARQREALESDRRQAEMANASDMHWNRTITDPRKLSPFTMPLAPTG